The DNA window acacttgcatgttgagctttaagAGTTAGTGTGCActaactttataataagataggGTATGAATATTCATCTCTCAACAACTCTTATCTTACTCCTTTAGGACTTGTTCGGTTTGAAGGGATTGAATAGGATTGGAGGCGATTGAGTGgtaataattccacaccacaataggtatggaataaatcccctctaATCTCTCTCAAGGAGATTAACTGAACAAGGCCTTATTGAGTTGCATCCACTGCTATAGATCTGGAGATATCCTTGATGGATCACCTGTGACTAGTCAACATGATCCATAAGAGATGACTTTTCTCTAAAGTTAAAAAATGGCTATTGGGAATGacttgtcattcacacacacatatataaggTCATATTTAATGGGTCATAAATataacccgtcacagatgatcgATTACAGATCACAACTATGATCCACCATAGATGGCATGTCATAGTGGTGTGAACCGTCACAGATGAGACCACTCATCTACGATGGGTTAGAACTACCATACGTCACAGATAACGTTATTTTTGATGAGTGGTAGTTACGGCTGTCAATGATGtgtgaaaatttaaatttttgaattttgcaaATAATCTTAGATGGAAACCTATGATACataaaaagttgtagatctcaatAATATCAACAactttatacttcctccgtctaaaaatattagatgtatttcatattttgatttttctaataAGTTAGTTATATTTGAAGTCTACATGTATCTAAGACTTAGATGAACAGATAAAACAAATTTTTGATCGAAACCCGAGGAGTTATCTTAATACTCATTAGTTGCATACATCCATACACTCCTTTGATATCTTTATTAGAAGCAAGATGAGCTAATTTTCCCTTAATCTTGATAAAAAAgtaatatgtttttaatttggATGAAGAAATTAATTGGCAGGATTTAGTTTATAATTGACAACATTTTTATTTGAGATCATCCACATACCCGAATATTCATTATAAAGTCGGATCTATTTTAAAATGTATAAACGACACCTTTTAGTTGATAACCTTTTTATTTGAAGTCATCTAGAGTGTTAACTATATCTTACATGATTTGGATAGAGATAGTAAAAAAGACATCGAAAGAGCAATTAATTAGCATGTATAGTAGGGATGCTCTTCGCAGAGAGGAAAGTCTCGAGTTTGAAACTTAtcaaatgcatgcatgtctaTATTGCTCGATTAATCAAAATACATGTGGATACTGTGTGACCACGTATAGGGGTTAGTTATCtatattcaaattattttcttaGCTTTTTTTGGCATTTGACATTCAAAAATTGTGATTCCTAACTTTTCATCAGGGATGGTTCGTGAGTTATGACCCGTCAAAGTTGATTCTGGTACAAATAACTTATCCACCCATCATTGATGGCTTATTTGTGATGGTTGTTTACCTGTTAGAGATGAGATTTTGTCATCATCATTGACAACTCGTCAGACGCGAGGCCTATACCTGACATAGAAATGGGTTGTAACTCATCACAGATCAGGGATTCCGTGATAGTCATCATAGCAAATAAAATCTGGCTTCAACATCGATCGTTTATGCTacaagctagctagtactccaacatatatagtatatatatatacacacataataattaattaatgagctATCTCCTCCTGCAGCTGCAATGCTGGCAATATCGACAACACAGTGAAGGGGAAGATTGTCTTCTGCTTCGGAACAAAGTTCGATGTGCAGCTAGACTACTACAACATCACCAAGGCAACGGGTGAGAAAGGAGGAAAAGGGGTGATCTTGCCTCAGTACAACACCGACTTACTGCTGGGAGATGACCTCCTCACTTTGCCCGTTCCCTTTGTCCCAGTCGACTACGAGATCACCTACAGGATATACCAGTACATCAAGTAGGCAACTTAATACATTATGGGGTTGTACATACATAATATCGTTGCGAGCGTTTATttcaaatttagaaaaaaaaacacactgatCAATATATTAATTTTTGGAACATTTTAATTGATTATTTATATAACACCTTCTTCTTACCATATTAGTTTAGTTTATGTGTTTCAATAATTGATTGATTGCATTCCACTACTACAGAACCCTTTCCTGGTACCCGTTACCTAACCAGTACCTATATATTCTCTTCCATCCATGATTTAATTAACAATccattttctctttctttcaacACATACAATACAATAGCGGAGAAAATGATGGCACACCAAAAATGAAGATATCATTCACCCGAACAACCATTGGAACTGAAGTTTCTGCCCCCAAAGTAGCAGTTTTCTCGTCGAGGGGGCCCAGTCCTATCTATCCTGGGGTTCTCAAGGTAAAATTAGTCCTATCTATCTTGATATATATGTTCCCTATGAGTTGAATAAATAACTGTAGGCGTTAcaatcatatattaattgttaTTTTGACCAACTTGATTCTATCAATGTTTGACGTGTTCTCCCCTTCGTCAACTTAACATTATGTTATCATAACATAATGTTCTCTTTAATTGCAGCCTGACATTGCTGCACCAGGGGTTTCTATTTTAGCTGCTTCACCAAAGACTACCATCTATGAACATGCTCCATATCATTTTCTATCTGGAACATCTATGTCTTGCCCCCATGTGAGTGGGATCATTGCGGTACTCAAGTCTTTGCATCCTCAATGGTCACCAGCTGCTCTCAAATCCGCAATCATGACTACAGGTAAATTTTGTTCCTTCCATAAACAACATGTTGAATTTGGAGAATAGAACATAATTTGCGCTAATACTTTGTCATTTCAAATGGACCTTGTTATGGGCCATATTTATTTTTGGCGGGTAGGGAAACTTTCATTTTATCAATACCAGATAGCATGTATAATTTGGAGAAAGAGTACATTATAACTTCATTAACTTCATTACGAGTGAACTTATTTTCATGACCATGCGAGCAGCAATATGACGCTATCCCAGAGCGACCAGCACATGCTAACGAGTTCACTACAACGTTTTGTCCTCTTAACATTTTGCATTCTTGCAGGCCACTCGCCAAGCAAATATCTTCATTTGATGTATAGTTTGAGTTAGTTACGTTCTGATCATTATATTTCTTCACATGCAGCACTTACCTATGACAACTACGGTGTGCCGATACAAGCTAATGGAAAACTTCCAAAGATTGCCGATCCTTTCGATTATGGAGCAGGGTTTGTTAATCCAAACATGGCAACTGATCCAGGCCTCATCTATGACATCGACCCGTTAGATTACTTCAAGTTCTTCAATTGCATGGCAGGATTAGGCTCAGGGGACAATTGCACCACAGCAAAAGGATCACTTGCTGACCTGAACCTCCCGTCCATCACTATACCCAACCTCAGGACGTACCAGGCTGCAACACGCACAGTCACCAATGTCGGCCAGGACAATGCAGTGTACAAGGCGTTCCTCCAGCCCCCGGACGGTGTTGAGATGGCCGTCAAGCCAGCAGTTCTGGTGTTCAGCAAGGAGAAGAAGGTGCAGAGCTTCAAGGTGACCTTCAAGGTGACGAGGAGGCAGATTCAAGGGGACTATAGGTTTGGAAGCTTGGCATGGCACGATGGTGGCGACCACTGGGTTCGAATCCCCATTGCGGTTCGCATTGTGATTGAAGATATCTACTCCAAGATCTCCTAATTTGATCGACAGTTGTCCGGTTTGGTATAAATAAAGGGCAAATCCATCTGCTTCAGATGTAGCATGTTAACTATATGTGTTTATGCAATGTAGCCCAGGAAGTATTTTATGTAATATTATGTTAGATGTTTGATCTGAATAGCGAAGTTTCTATTTGTGGCTAAAGTCTTGGTGAAAACTAATTATTTACATGTATGaaaattctaataaaatataaaaatgtcaACTATGTCAACCCACCGTATTTTTTGAATGCTggctttagatttttttaagagtaaatttcacaaaaaccCAGGTATTTTGGGGTATTCTAAAATAAATGCCAGATATTTTGATTTATTTCAAGGAACCCATGTTTTATCGCAAAATGTCGAGAAACCTTGTAGATATATAAATACTCATATTTTGttattatttatgatttttttacatgaaTTCACATTTGTTGAATCAAATTACACATCCATTGTTGTTAACAATTTTGCAGTGTACAACAATTTTGCAATGTACACATAATTGATCAAACACGATGATGTACGCTTGTTGAAAATTAGCTAAATGGATATGAACTTAAAAATATCCCATACAATTTTCTTTGCAATTAATTATATTGTAGACAAATAAATTAGCAAAATGCGTCGTCCAGCCAAGGAGACCATACATCCCTACCCGAGCTGACTCGCCTGCATCATGAAGTAAGGAGCTCCATGTTTTTCTGATGTGCAACCTCTTCAGAAATCTGGTGGCCGGTATGTGGAGGCACCTAGTCCTTGCATCTCGTAATTAGGAACAACTAACCGTCAGCCCGTGCATTGCACAGGCTATTCATTGATAAACACCATGAAGATTTAATAGAATAATTATATACcatcatatttttcatgaaaaaataatcagtatatatgtatttacattgtaatttcataaattatatatgtaattttagtgtatttatactgtaaatttcaaaattaaatatgtaaCACTAGTAAAAACACTCATAGGGACCAGCCTTATTGGTGCCGGTTCAtttaaaactggcacctataggcATTTTCCCACCTCCACACGATGAAAAATAAAGAACCAACACCTTTATGGATCTATAGGTGCCGATTGATTAGGAAAAACCGGTACCAATACTATAGATACCGGTCTT is part of the Oryza glaberrima chromosome 4, OglaRS2, whole genome shotgun sequence genome and encodes:
- the LOC127771292 gene encoding subtilisin-like protease SBT3.9; the encoded protein is MIRGLPEVVSVRENQIHELHTSRSWDFLGMDYRQPNGLLAKANYGDDIIIGVIDTGITPESPSFADDGYGPPPSKWKGICQVGPSFEAKSCNRKLIGARWYIDDDTLSRMSKNEILSPRDVDGHGTHTASTAGGNIVHNASILGLATGTVRGGAPRARVAMYKTCWSGGGCSTAGQLKAMDDAVHDGVDILSLSIGGPFENQGTLHVVAKGIPVVYSAGNDGPIAQTVENSSPWLLTVAAATMDRSFPVVITLGNNDKFVAQSFVVSGKSTSQFSEIKLFVRDDCNAGNIDNTVKGKIVFCFGTKFDVQLDYYNITKATGEKGGKGVILPQYNTDLLLGDDLLTLPVPFVPVDYEITYRIYQYINGENDGTPKMKISFTRTTIGTEVSAPKVAVFSSRGPSPIYPGVLKPDIAAPGVSILAASPKTTIYEHAPYHFLSGTSMSCPHVSGIIAVLKSLHPQWSPAALKSAIMTTALTYDNYGVPIQANGKLPKIADPFDYGAGFVNPNMATDPGLIYDIDPLDYFKFFNCMAGLGSGDNCTTAKGSLADLNLPSITIPNLRTYQAATRTVTNVGQDNAVYKAFLQPPDGVEMAVKPAVLVFSKEKKVQSFKVTFKVTRRQIQGDYRFGSLAWHDGGDHWVRIPIAVRIVIEDIYSKIS